A genomic segment from Pseudomonas sessilinigenes encodes:
- the pcsA gene encoding phosphatidylcholine synthase translates to MITTMQIARIKAWGAHGFTATGVVSALLATLALFDNQPKACLLWLGVALLVDGVDGSLARKVKTSSVLPNIDGSVLDLVIDYLTYVFIPALFIYRYIPLPEYSALLATSLILLSSLLCFCNVNMKSHDNYFQGFPAAWNVVALCFYLIEPGPWTTLLSIFVLALLTATRVQFLHPFRVRKWMPVNIIVTFVWLLSGALLILGHPQHNPAIMGLWLAASAYFLGICLWRSAQEWLGKGA, encoded by the coding sequence GTGATAACGACAATGCAAATCGCCAGAATCAAAGCCTGGGGCGCCCATGGCTTCACCGCCACCGGGGTGGTCAGCGCCCTGCTGGCGACCCTGGCGCTGTTCGACAACCAGCCCAAGGCCTGCCTGTTGTGGCTGGGGGTGGCACTGTTGGTGGACGGTGTCGACGGTTCCCTGGCCCGCAAGGTCAAGACCAGTTCGGTGCTGCCCAACATCGACGGCTCGGTGCTGGACCTGGTGATCGACTACCTGACCTACGTGTTCATCCCGGCACTGTTCATCTATCGCTACATTCCGCTGCCGGAATACAGCGCCTTGCTGGCCACCTCGCTGATCCTGCTGTCGTCGCTCTTGTGTTTCTGCAACGTCAACATGAAGAGCCACGACAACTACTTCCAGGGCTTTCCCGCCGCCTGGAACGTCGTCGCCCTGTGCTTCTACCTGATCGAACCCGGTCCCTGGACCACCCTCTTGAGCATCTTCGTCCTGGCCCTGCTGACCGCGACCCGGGTGCAATTCCTGCACCCGTTCCGGGTTCGCAAGTGGATGCCGGTGAACATCATCGTGACCTTCGTCTGGCTGCTCAGCGGCGCCTTGCTGATCCTCGGCCACCCGCAGCACAACCCGGCGATCATGGGCCTGTGGCTGGCGGCCTCGGCCTATTTCCTCGGGATCTGCCTATGGCGCTCGGCACAGGAATGGCTGGGCAAGGGGGCTTGA
- a CDS encoding TonB-dependent receptor translates to MKYLYRSPSCAALCCALSFNALAEGTLELPQMRISADEQKKFGLQLDTQGTTGSRLGLTPRQTPASISVVERQQIEQRGAATTQDVLLGMPGMNAASSPGIPGFVSYRGFSGPQITQLFNGISVQYDSIAARPVDSWIYDRVEAVGGPSSFLYGAGAVGGSINYITKLASRSESFNEGRISYGSYDSRDLSLGFNHALNAGPGPRHYARLDFNHSTSNGYIDREQRDAWTLAFSLLTDINDQLSHTLAFEYQDERVDSPYWGTPALAPLEGKMQVQRSRRFENYNVEDGRYEQRVRWLRSIIDYQVDDATSLRNTLYHYNADREYRNVENYAYNADNSQVIRSGILLQRHAQELNGNRFELLHQNNVFGLDSQWSAGIDYSHNVMSNYPLSLPDPVDKVDPDRFEPGSFWKLPGVRRSFDKNRRNQVDTWALFLENRLQLSERLSLLSGLRHDQIDLEVTNYRAVNAANPAFFQRKYRPTTGRLGLVYELTPTANVYVQYSTAADPPSGVLTTASYGQVRDFDLSTGNQWEIGSKFDFLEGRGSATLAAYRIERKNLSTADPANPGNSQPVGQQSSRGVELAASLRVTPKLLAEGNFAYVDAQYDEFYENVGGRPVSRKGNRPTNIPEKVANLWLTYDLAPSWQVGADSRYVSSMYANAANTRYAPGYAIFGAFVGYRVDADTRVTARVRNLTDRVYARSTASTQLYLGAPRTFELALQTRF, encoded by the coding sequence ATGAAGTACCTGTATCGCTCTCCAAGCTGCGCGGCGCTGTGCTGCGCCCTGTCTTTCAACGCCCTGGCCGAGGGCACGCTGGAATTGCCGCAGATGCGTATCAGCGCCGATGAACAGAAGAAGTTCGGCCTGCAACTCGATACCCAGGGCACCACCGGTTCGCGCCTGGGCCTGACTCCCAGGCAGACCCCGGCGTCGATCAGCGTGGTCGAGCGCCAGCAGATCGAGCAGCGCGGCGCCGCCACGACCCAGGATGTACTACTGGGCATGCCGGGCATGAACGCCGCTTCCTCGCCGGGTATCCCGGGGTTCGTGTCCTATCGCGGTTTCTCCGGCCCGCAAATCACCCAGCTGTTCAATGGCATCAGCGTGCAGTACGACTCCATCGCCGCGCGACCGGTGGACAGCTGGATCTACGATCGGGTCGAGGCGGTGGGCGGGCCCTCGAGTTTTCTCTACGGCGCTGGGGCCGTAGGCGGCTCCATCAACTACATCACCAAGTTGGCCTCGCGCAGCGAGTCGTTCAACGAAGGGCGGATCAGCTACGGCTCCTACGACAGCCGCGACCTGTCCCTGGGGTTCAACCACGCCCTCAACGCCGGGCCGGGCCCCCGGCACTACGCGCGCCTGGACTTCAACCACAGCACCAGCAACGGCTACATCGACCGCGAGCAACGCGATGCCTGGACCCTGGCCTTTTCCCTGCTGACGGATATCAACGACCAGCTCTCCCACACCCTGGCCTTCGAGTACCAGGACGAGCGTGTCGACAGTCCCTACTGGGGGACCCCGGCCCTGGCACCGCTGGAGGGCAAGATGCAAGTGCAGCGCAGCCGGCGCTTCGAGAACTACAACGTCGAAGACGGTCGCTACGAGCAGCGGGTGCGCTGGTTGCGCTCGATCATCGACTACCAGGTCGATGACGCCACCTCGCTGCGCAACACCCTGTACCACTACAACGCCGATCGCGAATACCGCAACGTCGAGAACTACGCCTACAACGCCGACAACTCCCAGGTGATCCGTTCCGGCATCTTGCTCCAGCGCCATGCCCAGGAGCTCAACGGCAATCGCTTCGAACTGCTGCATCAGAACAATGTGTTCGGCCTGGACAGCCAATGGTCGGCGGGCATCGACTACAGCCACAACGTCATGAGCAACTACCCGCTGTCTTTGCCGGACCCGGTGGACAAGGTCGACCCGGACCGCTTCGAGCCCGGTAGCTTCTGGAAACTGCCCGGAGTGCGCCGCAGCTTCGACAAGAACCGGCGCAACCAGGTGGACACCTGGGCGCTGTTCCTGGAAAACCGCCTGCAACTCAGCGAGCGCTTGTCCTTGCTCAGCGGCCTACGCCATGACCAGATCGACCTGGAAGTGACCAACTACCGGGCCGTCAACGCTGCCAACCCGGCGTTCTTCCAGCGCAAGTACCGGCCTACCACCGGACGCCTGGGGCTGGTCTACGAGCTGACCCCGACGGCCAATGTCTATGTGCAATACAGCACTGCCGCCGATCCGCCCTCTGGGGTCCTCACCACCGCCAGTTATGGCCAGGTGCGCGACTTCGACCTGAGCACCGGCAACCAGTGGGAAATCGGCAGCAAGTTCGACTTCCTCGAAGGGCGCGGCTCGGCCACCCTGGCGGCCTACCGTATCGAACGCAAGAACCTGTCCACCGCCGACCCGGCCAACCCCGGCAATAGCCAGCCGGTGGGCCAGCAGTCTTCCCGCGGGGTCGAGCTGGCGGCGTCGCTGCGGGTCACGCCCAAACTTCTGGCCGAGGGCAACTTCGCCTATGTCGATGCACAGTACGACGAGTTCTATGAAAACGTCGGCGGCCGGCCGGTATCGCGCAAGGGCAACCGTCCCACCAACATTCCCGAGAAGGTGGCCAACCTGTGGTTGACCTACGACCTGGCCCCGTCCTGGCAGGTGGGGGCCGACAGCCGTTATGTGTCGTCGATGTACGCCAACGCGGCCAACACCCGCTATGCACCGGGCTACGCGATCTTCGGCGCCTTCGTCGGCTATCGGGTCGATGCCGATACCCGGGTCACCGCCCGGGTACGCAACCTCACCGACCGGGTGTACGCCCGCAGCACCGCGTCGACCCAGCTGTACCTGGGGGCGCCGCGGACCTTCGAGCTGGCGCTGCAAACGCGCTTCTGA
- a CDS encoding DUF3087 family protein: MFVITPQDPELYRRQTRRSTLIVALVFMALAMLFSSAAVALFGQSGGDNLVWNATGVGVGLLVCIALVRSVFWSQPWMAAAVYGWRLKRSLMRVTNVMHQVTAGVAARDPAALKLLRFYHLGLGQMHQLDANSSAHGQMLGEVERHLALLAEQGIDPQQERLQAQWLEAVKAYQPR, translated from the coding sequence ATGTTCGTCATCACCCCCCAGGACCCTGAGCTCTACCGTCGGCAGACCCGGCGCAGCACCCTGATCGTCGCCCTGGTGTTCATGGCCCTGGCCATGCTGTTCTCCAGCGCCGCCGTGGCCCTGTTCGGCCAGAGCGGCGGCGATAACCTGGTCTGGAACGCTACTGGGGTGGGCGTCGGCCTGCTGGTGTGCATCGCCCTGGTGCGCAGTGTGTTCTGGAGCCAACCCTGGATGGCGGCAGCGGTCTATGGCTGGCGCCTCAAGCGCAGCCTGATGCGGGTGACCAACGTCATGCACCAGGTCACCGCCGGGGTGGCCGCCCGCGATCCGGCCGCCCTCAAGTTGCTGCGTTTCTATCACCTGGGGCTGGGCCAGATGCACCAGCTCGATGCCAACTCCAGTGCCCATGGGCAGATGCTCGGCGAGGTGGAGCGGCATCTGGCGTTGCTGGCCGAACAGGGCATCGACCCGCAGCAGGAGCGCCTTCAGGCGCAATGGCTGGAGGCGGTCAAGGCGTACCAGCCACGCTGA
- a CDS encoding DUF2946 domain-containing protein produces MTRTSPYRRHVAWTLYFCVLFNVFVCGLGHGQVAGLELNGVGGQFCSALGNQGPAVDTDFSDQAGAGWLNTLVCPLCSAVTLGLGLLFCLAWLLRRQCPQRPKVAQHDKAPPRYGWPPLNPRAPPLS; encoded by the coding sequence ATGACTCGCACCTCGCCCTATCGCCGCCACGTTGCCTGGACGCTGTATTTCTGCGTGCTGTTCAACGTGTTCGTCTGCGGATTGGGTCATGGCCAGGTGGCAGGGCTGGAGCTCAATGGAGTAGGCGGGCAGTTCTGCTCCGCCCTAGGCAACCAGGGCCCGGCGGTCGACACCGACTTCAGCGACCAGGCAGGTGCCGGTTGGCTCAATACCCTGGTCTGCCCGCTGTGCTCGGCTGTCACCCTGGGCCTGGGGCTGCTGTTCTGCCTGGCCTGGCTGTTGCGCCGCCAGTGCCCGCAACGACCCAAGGTCGCGCAACATGACAAGGCGCCGCCACGCTATGGCTGGCCGCCTCTCAACCCTCGGGCTCCCCCTCTGAGCTGA
- a CDS encoding sulfite exporter TauE/SafE family protein: MDVGNFGFVVAGLIVGFIVGMTGVGGGSLMTPILLWFGINPATAVGTDLLYAAITKSGGVLVHQKNRNIDWRITGWLTLGSVPAVVVTLWFLKNLHTDPQALNAVIKQGLGVVLLLTALAIVFKKKLMAFAQRHGGDYRPSPGGLNGLTVVTGLILGTMVALTSIGAGALGTVALFLLYPFLATKRLVGTEIAHAVPLTLVAGLGHASMGNMDWHLLGFLLMGSLPGIWLGSHMTGRVSDEILRPCLAVMLFSIGYKLAF; encoded by the coding sequence ATGGATGTGGGTAATTTCGGTTTTGTCGTCGCCGGCCTGATTGTCGGGTTCATCGTGGGTATGACCGGGGTGGGGGGAGGTTCGCTGATGACCCCGATCCTGCTCTGGTTCGGGATCAATCCAGCCACTGCCGTGGGCACCGATTTGCTGTATGCCGCCATCACCAAGTCCGGCGGGGTACTGGTGCACCAGAAGAACCGCAATATCGACTGGCGCATCACGGGCTGGCTGACCTTGGGCAGCGTACCGGCAGTGGTGGTAACCCTCTGGTTCCTGAAGAACCTGCATACCGACCCCCAGGCCCTGAACGCGGTGATCAAGCAAGGCCTGGGCGTGGTCCTGCTGCTGACTGCCCTGGCCATTGTCTTCAAGAAGAAACTCATGGCCTTTGCCCAGCGCCATGGCGGTGACTACCGTCCCAGCCCAGGCGGGCTCAATGGCCTGACCGTGGTCACAGGCCTGATCCTGGGCACCATGGTCGCCCTGACCTCCATCGGTGCCGGGGCCCTGGGTACCGTCGCGCTGTTCCTGCTCTATCCGTTTTTGGCCACCAAGCGCCTGGTGGGCACCGAGATTGCCCATGCCGTACCCCTGACCCTGGTGGCTGGCCTGGGCCACGCCAGCATGGGCAACATGGACTGGCACTTGTTGGGCTTCCTGCTGATGGGCTCGCTGCCCGGGATCTGGCTTGGCAGCCATATGACGGGCCGGGTATCCGATGAAATCCTGCGCCCATGCCTGGCGGTGATGCTGTTCTCCATCGGCTACAAACTGGCGTTCTGA
- a CDS encoding PepSY domain-containing protein has product MKRYLYLWHRWLGIVACLFMALWFISGAVMLYVGYPKLTPAERLAHLPPLVLDEAGASLERVLAAAGNGQAPTSLRLLTVAGTPRYVLEYPRAHKVAVDARSAQLIPPTDWPQALAAAHQFAPGVAASERGVVEQDTWSLSRALDGDRPLHRVAVADAEDRLLYVSGSTGEVVRDATANERAWNWIGAWLHWLYALRGIGIDGAWGPIVTYLSLGATLMAVLGLAVGLMRWRFGRTYRNGSRSPYQGFARWHHLGGLLFGVLAITWIFSGLMSMNPWTVFSSARPLSLAAYQGASLDAGAFPVTAGQVLQRFADDGLQTRELEWRMIAGQGYVIGYDSAGRTRILDMAADRVLLRFEPRTLQQAAQAISPGQPLQVERLQAYDFYYYAREPQSMLGHLQQRLPALRVRFDDPARTWLHLDLYTGAVVGQLDQPRRASRWLFALLHSWDWLPLLSKRPLWDLWMLLFSAGGLLISVSGVVLGWRRLGRALRPRRPRER; this is encoded by the coding sequence ATGAAGCGTTACCTGTACCTCTGGCACCGCTGGCTGGGGATCGTCGCCTGCCTATTCATGGCCCTGTGGTTCATCTCCGGCGCCGTGATGCTGTATGTCGGATATCCCAAGCTGACCCCCGCCGAACGCCTGGCGCACTTGCCGCCCCTGGTCCTGGACGAGGCGGGGGCCAGCCTGGAGCGGGTGCTGGCGGCCGCCGGCAACGGGCAAGCGCCGACCAGCCTGCGCCTGCTCACGGTGGCCGGAACCCCGCGTTATGTCCTGGAATATCCCCGGGCGCACAAAGTGGCGGTGGATGCCCGGAGCGCGCAGCTGATTCCACCCACCGACTGGCCCCAGGCGCTGGCGGCGGCCCACCAGTTCGCTCCCGGGGTGGCGGCGAGCGAGCGTGGCGTGGTCGAGCAGGACACCTGGAGCCTGTCCCGGGCCCTGGATGGCGACCGGCCGCTGCATCGGGTGGCGGTGGCCGATGCCGAGGATCGGTTGCTGTATGTCTCCGGTAGTACCGGCGAAGTGGTGCGCGATGCCACCGCCAACGAACGGGCCTGGAACTGGATCGGTGCCTGGCTGCATTGGCTGTATGCATTGCGTGGCATCGGTATCGATGGTGCCTGGGGGCCGATCGTCACCTACCTGTCCCTGGGGGCGACATTGATGGCGGTCCTGGGATTGGCGGTGGGGCTGATGCGCTGGCGCTTTGGCCGTACCTATCGCAATGGCTCGCGCTCGCCTTACCAGGGCTTTGCCCGTTGGCATCACCTGGGCGGCCTGCTGTTCGGGGTACTCGCCATCACCTGGATCTTCAGTGGCCTGATGTCGATGAACCCGTGGACGGTCTTCAGCAGTGCCCGACCGCTGTCGCTGGCGGCCTATCAGGGAGCGAGCCTCGATGCCGGGGCGTTCCCCGTGACCGCCGGGCAGGTCTTGCAGCGCTTCGCCGATGATGGCCTGCAGACCCGGGAGCTGGAGTGGCGAATGATCGCCGGCCAGGGCTACGTGATCGGCTACGACAGCGCCGGGCGCACGCGGATCCTGGACATGGCCGCGGACCGGGTGCTGCTGCGGTTCGAGCCCCGCACCCTGCAACAGGCAGCCCAGGCCATCAGCCCTGGTCAACCGCTGCAGGTCGAGCGACTACAGGCCTATGACTTCTATTACTACGCCCGGGAGCCCCAGAGCATGCTCGGTCATCTGCAGCAGCGCCTGCCGGCACTGCGGGTGCGCTTCGACGATCCGGCCCGGACCTGGTTGCACCTGGATCTCTACACCGGTGCGGTGGTGGGCCAGTTGGACCAGCCACGGCGTGCCTCGCGCTGGCTGTTCGCCCTGTTGCACAGTTGGGACTGGCTGCCGCTGCTGAGCAAGCGACCACTGTGGGACCTGTGGATGTTGCTGTTCAGTGCCGGTGGCTTGCTGATCAGCGTCAGTGGCGTGGTGCTGGGTTGGCGGCGCCTGGGACGCGCATTGCGCCCCCGTCGGCCCCGGGAGCGGTAG